CAGAAAGTTTTACTTTCTGCTGGAATTAGCACCGTGCCTTTTGGCGTCATAAACGCCCCATTTCACAATGGTATTACGGTCGGTTGCTGGGCTTCATCGGGCCAAATCCCTCCACCTGCTCTTGATAAGAGTTGTATAATTTTTTAGAATTTTTAACTTTATGTTGAAGACTATACCAAGAATAAAAATCACTTGTCAACATTTTATTTGTATAATTCTGGACGACGATCTGCAAAAACTGGAATTCCTTTACGTACTTCTTCAATTTTCTCGAATGTAAGCTCTCCAAATAAAATTGATTCTTCTTCATTCGCTTCTACAACAACTTCGCCCCAAGGGTCGACAATTAAAGAATGACCAGCAAACTCATTATTTGGATCTTTTCCTGCCCTATTACATGCAACAACATAACACTGATTTTCAACCGCTCTTGCTTGTAATAGCAAACGCCAATGTGCTAAACGAACTAATGGCCATTCAGCTACAACAAATAAAACTTTTGCACCTTTAGCAGTATGAACACGCATCCACTCTGGAAAACGAATGTCATAACAAATTGTGCCGGCACACTCTACATCATCTAACTTAAATTCACCTGTACTATTTCCAGCGATTAAATATTTATGTTCATCCATAAGCTGAAATAAATGTACTTTACTGTATTCATTAACTAGTTCTCCTTTATTCGTTACAACATACATTGTATTTGTAACACCTTGTTCTGTTTGCTTTGCTATAGAACCACCAACAATATGTACACCATATTGTTTCGACCATTCTATCAACTTTTCTTTCGTTTCCAATCCATCCCTATCTGCAATTTCAGAAAGTCTCGTTAAATCATAACCTGTTGTCCATAGTTCTGGTAAGACGATAACATCTGGTCTTTCCTTCATTGCTTCGCTTATTTTATTTTTAGCATTCTCAATATTTTTTTCTACATCTCCAAAGAAAATATCCATTTGAATACATGCGACTTTCATTTTTCAGCCCCATTCTCATTTTTTCTTTACAAAATACTGGAAAGATTATATTATTTGTCACTAGAATTGTAACAACTTTCAAAAGAGGTGGAAAGTATGAAATTATTTCAACCTTCTGAGATAGTAACATCATTGCCAACACAATTTTTTGCTTCACTTGTTGCAAAAGTTAATAAAGTCGTTGCAGCTGGTCACGATGTTATTAATCTAGGTCAAGGTAATCCAGATCAACCAACGCCGCAGCATATCGTAAAAGCTTTACAAGATGCTGCAGAAAAGACCATTCATCATAAATATCCGCCATTTCGCGGACATGAAAGTTTAAAAGAAGCCGTGGCAACATTCTATCAACGTGAATATGATGTAGTAGTAAATCCAAAAACTGAAGTTGCTATTTTGTTTGGTGGAAAGGCTGGATTAGTAGAATTACCAGTTTGTTTTACAAACCCTGGTGATACGATTCTCGTTCCCGATCCAGGCTATCCAGATTATTTATCAGGAGTTGCTTTAGCAAAAGCACAATTTGAAACAATGCCGCTTATTGCAGAAAATAATTTTTTACCAGATTATACAAAAATCGATGACTCTATTGCCGAGCGTGCAAAATTAATGTTTTTAAACTATCCAAATAATCCGACCGGTGCTACTGCATCAAAAGATTTCTTTGATGAAACCATTCATTTTGCTAATAAACATAATATATTAGTCGTTCATGATTTTGCTTACGGTGCGATTGGATTCGATGGTCAAAAACCTGTTAGTTTCTTACAAGCAGATGGTGCCAAAGATACAGGAATCGAAATTTACACCTTATCGAAAACTTTCAATATGGCTGGCTGGCGCATCGCTTTTGCGGTAGGGAATGAAAGTGTGATTGAAACAATTAACTTATTACAAGATCATATGTATGTTAGTATTTTTGGTGCCATTCAAGATGCTGCCCGCGAAGCACTATTAAGTTCACAGTCTTGCGTCATAGACCTTGTAAATAGTTACGAATCTCGAAGAAACGCTCTTATTTCAGCTTGTCACTCAATTGGTTGGAATGTAGACATTCCAACAGGATCATTCTTTGCATGGCTTCCTGTTCCAGAAGGTTATACATCTGAGCAATTTTCTGATATTTTACTAGAAAAAGCACACGTTGCGGTTGCTCCTGGTGTTGGATTTGGTGAACATGGCGAAGGGTACGTCCGTGTTGGTCTCTTGCATACAGAAGATAGATTACGAGAAGCCATTAATCGAATTGATAAATTAAATTTTTTTAAAAAGTAATTGACAACATGAAAAATATCTGACAAAATTCAGTTATCTTAAAAATTTAAACATTTCTAAATACTTCTTATCAAGAGCAGGTGGAGGGACGAGCCCGACGAAACCCGGCAACCGATCTACATAATTGTAGACACGGTGCTAATTCTCGCAGCATTACGCTGACAGATAAGGAGCTGGTTGTAAAAAAACCTCTCCTTAGCTGAGAGGTTTTTTTATTTAACTAGGAGGTTATAACAATGAGCGGAATTATAGCGACGTATTTAATCCATGATGATTCACATAACTTAGAAAAAAAAGCTGAGCAAATTGCACTCGGTTTAACAATTGGCTCTTGGACTCATTTGCCACACTTATTGCAAGAACAGTTAAAGCAGCATAAAGGCAACGTCCTTCATGTTGAGGAGTTAGCTGAACATGAACATACCAATTCGTATTTACGTAAAAAAGTAAAACGCGGAATTATTAAAATCGAATATCCGTTATTAAACTTCAGTCCAGATTTACCAGCAATTTTAACGACTACATTTGGGAAGCTATCACTTGATGGCGAAGTAAAATTGATTGACTTAACTTTTTCAGACGAGTTGAAAAAACATTTTCCTGGTCCAAAATTCGGGATAGATGGTATTCGAAATCTTTTACAAGTGCATGATCGTCCCCTTTTAATGAGTATTTTTAAAGGAATGATTGGACGAAATATTGGGTATTTAAAAACGCAATTACGCGATCAAGCAATTGGTGGTGTAGATATAGTAAAAGATGATGAAATATTATTTGAAAATGCATTAACACCACTTACGAACCGCATTGTATCTGGAAAAGAAGTTTTACAATCCGTATATGAAACGTACGGACATAAAACGTTATATGCCGTAAATGTAACAGGACGAACTTTTGATTTAAAAGAAAATGCAAAACGTGCTGTGCAAGCTGGAGCTGATATTTTATTATTTAACGTATTTGCTTACGGACTAGATGTACTACAATCACTTGCAGAAGATGATGAAATCCCAGTTCCTATTATGGCACACCCTGCTGTAAGTGGCGCTTATTCAGCATCCAAGTTATATGGAATTTCATCTCCATTATTACTCGGAAAGCTGCTACGTTATGCTGGGGCTGATTTTTCATTATTCCCATCTCCATACGGAAGTGTTGCGCTAGAAAAAGAGGAAGCTCTTGCTATCTCAAAATATTTAACTGAAGACGATGTGTTTTTCAAGAAGAGCTTTTCCGTTCCGTCTGCTGGTATTCACCCTGGCTTCGTTCCCTTTATTATACGAGATTTCGGTAAAGATGTTGTTATTAATGCTGGCGGTGGGATACATGGACATCCAAATGGAGCGCAAGGCGGCGGTAAAGCTTTCCGTACTGCCATTGATGCTACTTTGCAAAATAAACCACTCCATGAAGTAGATGATATAAATTTGCATAGTGCACTACAAATATGGGGAAATCCCTCTCATGAGGTGAAATTATGAGTATTCAAGTATTTTGTGATTTCGATGGCACGATTACAAATAATGATAACATTATGTCCATTATGGAGAAATTCGCACCACCAGAAGCTGAAGAAGTAAAGAATAGAATTTTATCACAAGAGCTATCTATTCAAGAAGGTGTTTCTCAATTATTTCAATTAATACCTACTAATCTGCACGATGAAATTATTCAATTTTTAATAGAGACTGCTGAAATTCGTAATGGTTTTCATGAATTTATACAATTTGTAAATGAAAACAATATTTCCTTTTATGTTATATCAGGTGGAATGGATTTCTTCGTCTATCCACTCTTACAAGGACTCATTCCAAAAGAGCAAATTTACTGTAATGAAACAGATTTTTCAAATGAATACATTACGGTGAATTGGCCTCATCCTTGTGATCGTCTTTGTCAAAATCATTGCGGATTATGTAAATCATCACTCATCCGTAAATTGAGTGATACGAATGACTTCCATATTGTAATTGGAGATTCAATTACCGATTTACAAGCTGCAAAACAAGCGGATAAAGTGTTCGCTCGTGATTTCCTTATTACAAAATGCGAAGAAAATCATATTTCTTATACACCATTTGAAACGTTTCACGATGTTAAAACTGAATTAAAACATTTGTTGGAGGTGAAATTATGAAACAACTTTTTCGTCAATGGTATGACTTAAGCGAGATAAAAAAAGAATTAACAACACGAAATTGGTTTCCAGCAACGAGTGGTAATATTTCTATAAAGGTTAGTCATGAACCACTCACTTTTCTCATTACAGCAAGTGGTAAAGATAAAACCAAAACGACTCCAGATGACTTTCTACTAGTAGATCATCTAGGGGTTCCCGTATTAGAGACTGAATTACGTCCCTCAGCAGAAACAATCTTGCATACACATATTTATAACAATACGAATGCTGGGTGCGTCCTTCATGTTCATACAACTGATAACAATGTGATCACAAATTTATATAGTGATGCCGTCACACTTCAAAATCAAGAAATTATTAAAGCTCTCGATATTTGGGAAGAAGGTGCAACAATTCACATTCCTATTATCGAAAACCATGCTCATATCCCAACGCTTGGAGAAAACTTCCGCAAGCATATACAGGGAGATTCGGGGGCAGTATTAATCCGTAACCATGGTATTACCGTATGGGGCCGAGATAGCTTTGATGCAAAGAAAAGATTAGAAGCTTATGAGTTTTTATTCCAATTTCATATAAAACTACTATCAATTCAAGGAGGCGTTTCTAATGGCGCAAATTCGTATTCATGAAGTAAATACTCGCATTGAAAATGAAGTGAAAGTATCTAAATTTCTACAAGAGGAAGGTGTTTTATATGAGAAATGGAATATTTCTAAACTTCCTCCTCATTTAAATGAAAATTATTCGTTAACAGATGAAAACAAGGCTGAAATATTAGCTGTGTTTTCAAAAGAAATTGCTGATGTTTCAGCGCGCCGAGGTTATAAAGCACATGATGTAATTTCACTTTCAAATAGCACACCTAATCTTGACGAACTATTAATTAATTTCCAAAAAGAACACCATCATACTGATGATGAAGTTCGCTTTATTGTTAGTGGTCATGGCATCTTTGCCATTGAAGGAAAAGATGGGACATTCTTTGACGTTGAACTTGAGCCAGGCGATCTCATATCTGTTCCTGAAAATGCAAGACATTATTTTACCTTGCAAGATGATCGTCAAGTTGTAGCTATTCGTATTTTTGTTACAACTGAAGGTTGGGTTCCAATCTATTAAGGTAGTTAGTTGAATAAAAGGTCTTGGACCCCCTTTTCCAACCTTTTATTCACTCTACATATATACATCCTCCTATGGAGCAGGCTTATTTCAAAATATGAAATAAGCCTGATTTTTTATTTTCTCAAACGTATGCGTCCTTCCTTTCAAAAACGATCTTATCCTTCTATTTTTCAAGTGTATTTCTTAACATTTTTTGAACATTTATTGAACTTTTTTTGGATTTTTTCTGAAAATTCTGTTTTGTATATGATATACTACAATTAACTAAGAAGGAAAAAATATTGCAAACAGAGGGGGATAATCATGAGTTTACTTATCGCACTTATACTGGGGGTTACGTGTGGAGCACTTCCTATTATTCTAGGAGCTATTATGGAAGAATTAGAAGTTGGTGTGTTAGGTTTTGTTGCATCTTGTGTAAGCGCTTTATTTTTTGGTTTGTTCGGTGCTATTCCTATTTCAATTCTGTGTGCATTTTATATAATACGCCATGCTCGTACAAAACAATTTGGTCCTAATCACATCGCGCAAGTTATTCCATTCCCAATTGAACGATGCCGCCGTGCTTCTAGCTTATAATTATAAAATTAAATATACTTAAATAAATAAAAGTCCTCATTTGAGGACTTTTATTTATTTTCTTCTAGAAATTGAAACAATTCTTGTAAATGCAAGGCGTCTTCACTATAACTAAGAGATACGTGGCATATACCGTCAATCTCTGCTTGCATATAAAGGTCAACTCCATCTCGATCATATTTTAATGCCAAATAAAACTCCATTTCTTCTAACATCTTTTTTGAAGTTCGAATAACGTAATGCCCTTTTTCATCTCTTCCATATTCGAATTTTGGTTCAAAATCATATTTTTGTTTAAAAGCTTCTATTTGTTTTTCATTAATTTGTACACAAGTTGCTCGTTGTACAGCATCAATCATCTCATCAAATTTTTGAAGATCCATCTCACTTACCCCCTATGTATTTTTTGTATAACACTTGTGTTCCGCTATTCTCTTCTCCATCTTTTATTAGCTCTTCATACAATTCCTTCGCCAAACTTAAACCTGGTACTGGTAATTGTAATTTTTCAGCCTCATCTAAAGCAATCTTCATATCTTTCATAAAATGCTTTACATAAAACCCCGGTTCAAAATCTCCCTTTAACATGCGAGGAGCTAAATTACTCAATGACCAGCTACCTGCTGCCCCCGTTGAAATACTCTCTAATACTTTATCTGGATCTAGTCCAGCTTTTTTCGCATAAGCAACCGCTTCACATACTCCAATCATATTAGAAGCAATTGCAATTTGATTGCACATTTTTGTATGTT
This genomic window from Bacillus anthracis str. Vollum contains:
- a CDS encoding carbon-nitrogen family hydrolase, whose protein sequence is MKVACIQMDIFFGDVEKNIENAKNKISEAMKERPDVIVLPELWTTGYDLTRLSEIADRDGLETKEKLIEWSKQYGVHIVGGSIAKQTEQGVTNTMYVVTNKGELVNEYSKVHLFQLMDEHKYLIAGNSTGEFKLDDVECAGTICYDIRFPEWMRVHTAKGAKVLFVVAEWPLVRLAHWRLLLQARAVENQCYVVACNRAGKDPNNEFAGHSLIVDPWGEVVVEANEEESILFGELTFEKIEEVRKGIPVFADRRPELYK
- a CDS encoding pyridoxal phosphate-dependent aminotransferase translates to MKLFQPSEIVTSLPTQFFASLVAKVNKVVAAGHDVINLGQGNPDQPTPQHIVKALQDAAEKTIHHKYPPFRGHESLKEAVATFYQREYDVVVNPKTEVAILFGGKAGLVELPVCFTNPGDTILVPDPGYPDYLSGVALAKAQFETMPLIAENNFLPDYTKIDDSIAERAKLMFLNYPNNPTGATASKDFFDETIHFANKHNILVVHDFAYGAIGFDGQKPVSFLQADGAKDTGIEIYTLSKTFNMAGWRIAFAVGNESVIETINLLQDHMYVSIFGAIQDAAREALLSSQSCVIDLVNSYESRRNALISACHSIGWNVDIPTGSFFAWLPVPEGYTSEQFSDILLEKAHVAVAPGVGFGEHGEGYVRVGLLHTEDRLREAINRIDKLNFFKK
- the mtnW gene encoding 2,3-diketo-5-methylthiopentyl-1-phosphate enolase, whose protein sequence is MSGIIATYLIHDDSHNLEKKAEQIALGLTIGSWTHLPHLLQEQLKQHKGNVLHVEELAEHEHTNSYLRKKVKRGIIKIEYPLLNFSPDLPAILTTTFGKLSLDGEVKLIDLTFSDELKKHFPGPKFGIDGIRNLLQVHDRPLLMSIFKGMIGRNIGYLKTQLRDQAIGGVDIVKDDEILFENALTPLTNRIVSGKEVLQSVYETYGHKTLYAVNVTGRTFDLKENAKRAVQAGADILLFNVFAYGLDVLQSLAEDDEIPVPIMAHPAVSGAYSASKLYGISSPLLLGKLLRYAGADFSLFPSPYGSVALEKEEALAISKYLTEDDVFFKKSFSVPSAGIHPGFVPFIIRDFGKDVVINAGGGIHGHPNGAQGGGKAFRTAIDATLQNKPLHEVDDINLHSALQIWGNPSHEVKL
- the mtnX gene encoding 2-hydroxy-3-keto-5-methylthiopentenyl-1-phosphate phosphatase encodes the protein MSIQVFCDFDGTITNNDNIMSIMEKFAPPEAEEVKNRILSQELSIQEGVSQLFQLIPTNLHDEIIQFLIETAEIRNGFHEFIQFVNENNISFYVISGGMDFFVYPLLQGLIPKEQIYCNETDFSNEYITVNWPHPCDRLCQNHCGLCKSSLIRKLSDTNDFHIVIGDSITDLQAAKQADKVFARDFLITKCEENHISYTPFETFHDVKTELKHLLEVKL
- a CDS encoding methylthioribulose 1-phosphate dehydratase; translated protein: MKQLFRQWYDLSEIKKELTTRNWFPATSGNISIKVSHEPLTFLITASGKDKTKTTPDDFLLVDHLGVPVLETELRPSAETILHTHIYNNTNAGCVLHVHTTDNNVITNLYSDAVTLQNQEIIKALDIWEEGATIHIPIIENHAHIPTLGENFRKHIQGDSGAVLIRNHGITVWGRDSFDAKKRLEAYEFLFQFHIKLLSIQGGVSNGANSYS
- a CDS encoding 1,2-dihydroxy-3-keto-5-methylthiopentene dioxygenase gives rise to the protein MAQIRIHEVNTRIENEVKVSKFLQEEGVLYEKWNISKLPPHLNENYSLTDENKAEILAVFSKEIADVSARRGYKAHDVISLSNSTPNLDELLINFQKEHHHTDDEVRFIVSGHGIFAIEGKDGTFFDVELEPGDLISVPENARHYFTLQDDRQVVAIRIFVTTEGWVPIY
- a CDS encoding DUF3909 family protein — encoded protein: MDLQKFDEMIDAVQRATCVQINEKQIEAFKQKYDFEPKFEYGRDEKGHYVIRTSKKMLEEMEFYLALKYDRDGVDLYMQAEIDGICHVSLSYSEDALHLQELFQFLEENK